Proteins encoded by one window of bacterium:
- a CDS encoding aminotransferase class V-fold PLP-dependent enzyme: MDIVGVTPHARVDHDEAYADFVARYPGYVATAVLDELRATEYRRLDDQRHVYLDYTGGSLYGESQLQKHFDMLRTGVFGNPHSANPTSQAMTDHVERTRRYVLSYFNAAADDYVVVFTQNASGALKLVGESFPFAAGSRYLLTFDNHNSVNGIREFARARGAVVAYAPLVTPGLRLDMARLETLLEQADPSRDNLFAYPAQSNFSGVKHPLEVVAAAQRKGWSVLLDAAAFVPTSRLDLTAVRPDFVSISFYKMFGYPTGVGALLIRRSTYPKLKRPWFAGGTVNFASVQGQVHRLASSEAGFEDGTLNYLAIPAVEIGLRHLQAIGIETIGERVRCLTGWLLEELLALRHSDGRAMVRIYGPATTRARGGTVTLNLYDPHGHLLDYRRVEELAGEAGISLRTGCFCNPGTGEIAEGLTEEDMRAGFALGADINLHSFARMMQDRDHKSAGAIRASIGVATNFTDVWRFLRFIGSFRDQTRMTTGDATFDIDSCRVIRDGA; encoded by the coding sequence GTGGATATAGTCGGCGTGACCCCGCACGCGCGAGTCGACCACGACGAAGCGTACGCGGATTTTGTGGCGCGATACCCCGGCTACGTCGCCACCGCCGTGCTGGACGAGCTGCGCGCAACCGAATATCGTCGGCTGGACGACCAGCGCCACGTCTATCTCGACTACACCGGCGGTTCTCTCTACGGCGAGTCGCAGCTGCAGAAGCACTTCGACATGCTGCGCACGGGCGTCTTCGGAAACCCGCACTCCGCCAACCCGACCTCTCAGGCTATGACGGATCACGTCGAACGCACCCGCCGGTATGTGCTGAGCTACTTCAACGCCGCCGCGGACGACTACGTGGTCGTCTTCACGCAAAACGCCTCCGGAGCCTTGAAGCTGGTTGGCGAGTCGTTCCCGTTCGCTGCGGGCAGCCGCTACCTGCTTACCTTCGACAACCACAACTCCGTGAACGGGATTCGCGAATTCGCGCGAGCCAGGGGCGCGGTCGTGGCCTACGCGCCGCTGGTGACGCCAGGGCTGCGCCTCGATATGGCCCGACTGGAGACGCTGCTCGAACAGGCCGATCCGTCGCGCGACAACCTGTTCGCGTACCCGGCGCAGTCCAACTTCTCCGGCGTCAAGCACCCACTCGAGGTCGTGGCTGCGGCCCAGCGTAAAGGGTGGAGCGTGCTGCTCGACGCGGCCGCGTTTGTGCCCACGAGTCGGCTTGACCTGACAGCCGTGCGACCAGACTTCGTGAGCATCTCCTTCTATAAGATGTTTGGGTACCCAACGGGCGTCGGCGCCCTGCTCATCCGCCGCTCCACGTACCCGAAGCTTAAGCGTCCCTGGTTCGCGGGCGGGACGGTAAACTTTGCGTCGGTTCAAGGGCAGGTCCACCGCCTGGCCTCGAGCGAAGCCGGCTTCGAGGACGGCACGCTGAATTACCTCGCCATCCCCGCGGTCGAGATCGGACTGCGCCATTTGCAGGCGATCGGCATCGAAACGATCGGCGAACGCGTCCGCTGCCTGACCGGATGGCTATTGGAGGAGCTGTTGGCGCTGCGGCACAGCGACGGCCGCGCCATGGTCCGCATCTACGGCCCGGCGACGACGCGGGCGCGTGGCGGGACCGTGACGCTCAATCTCTACGATCCGCACGGACACTTGCTCGACTACCGGCGCGTCGAGGAACTGGCTGGGGAGGCAGGGATTTCTCTGCGCACCGGGTGCTTCTGCAACCCCGGCACGGGCGAGATCGCCGAAGGGCTGACCGAGGAAGACATGCGGGCGGGGTTCGCACTGGGGGCGGACATCAATCTGCACAGTTTCGCGCGCATGATGCAGGACCGGGACCACAAGAGCGCCGGCGCCATTCGCGCATCCATCGGCGTGGCCACGAACTTTACCGACGTTTGGCGCTTCCTGCGCTTCATCGGGAGCTTCCGCGACCAGACGCGGATGACGACCGGCGACGCGACCTTTGACATCG